Proteins encoded together in one Microbacterium sp. ABRD28 window:
- a CDS encoding FAD-dependent oxidoreductase, with product MTKLRLAIVGAGPAGIYAADILLKAERRFDVSIDLFEQLPAPYGLVRYGVAPDHPRIKGIITALREVLDRGDIRIFGNVRFGEDITLDDLKQHYHAVIFATGAVRDTDLRIPGIDAEGSYGAADFVSWFDGHPDVPRTWPLEAESVAVIGNGNVALDVSRMLAKHAEDLLPTEIPDNVYEGLKASPVTDVHVFGRRGPAQVKFTPLELRELGELRDVDMVVYDEDFDYDEASKDAIASNKQVMVIDRVLQAWRKRPSVNNAGGEASRRLHLHFWAKPVEVKTDENGRVSAFVYERTRPDGEGGVVGTGEMREIAVQAIYRAVGYFGSPLPGVPFDKRHGVIPNHEGQVLRKDSNERVPGVYATGWIKRGPVGLIGHTKSDAMETVRHIINDQGSWWQPTDPSEEAIPALLESRGVAWTDLDGWHRLDEHEVALGAPHGRARIKVVPRDEMIAVSRGE from the coding sequence ATGACCAAGCTCAGGCTTGCCATCGTCGGTGCAGGACCCGCCGGCATCTACGCCGCCGACATCCTGCTGAAGGCAGAGCGTCGCTTCGATGTCTCCATCGACCTGTTCGAGCAGCTGCCCGCCCCCTACGGACTGGTGCGCTACGGGGTGGCGCCCGACCATCCGCGCATCAAGGGCATCATCACGGCGCTGCGCGAAGTGCTCGACCGCGGTGACATCCGCATTTTCGGCAACGTCCGCTTCGGCGAGGACATCACGCTCGACGACCTCAAGCAGCACTACCACGCGGTGATCTTCGCCACCGGGGCGGTGCGCGACACCGACCTGCGCATCCCCGGGATCGACGCCGAGGGCTCCTACGGTGCGGCCGACTTCGTCAGCTGGTTCGATGGCCACCCCGACGTGCCGCGCACCTGGCCGCTGGAGGCGGAGTCGGTGGCCGTCATCGGCAACGGCAACGTCGCGCTCGACGTGTCGCGCATGCTCGCCAAGCATGCCGAGGATCTGCTCCCCACCGAGATTCCCGACAACGTCTATGAGGGCCTGAAGGCCTCGCCGGTGACCGACGTGCACGTGTTCGGCCGCCGGGGCCCCGCGCAGGTGAAGTTCACCCCGCTCGAGCTTCGCGAGCTCGGTGAGCTGCGCGATGTCGACATGGTCGTCTACGACGAGGATTTCGACTACGACGAGGCGTCGAAGGACGCCATCGCGAGCAACAAGCAGGTGATGGTCATCGACCGCGTGCTGCAGGCGTGGCGCAAGCGCCCGAGCGTCAACAACGCCGGGGGTGAGGCCTCGCGTCGCCTGCATCTGCACTTCTGGGCGAAGCCCGTCGAGGTGAAGACCGACGAGAACGGCCGGGTGTCGGCGTTCGTGTACGAGCGCACCCGTCCCGACGGCGAGGGCGGTGTCGTGGGCACCGGCGAAATGCGCGAGATCGCCGTGCAGGCGATCTATCGCGCGGTCGGCTACTTCGGGTCGCCGCTGCCGGGAGTGCCGTTCGACAAGCGCCACGGGGTCATCCCCAACCACGAGGGTCAGGTGCTGCGCAAGGACTCGAATGAGCGGGTCCCCGGCGTCTATGCGACCGGATGGATCAAGCGCGGACCGGTGGGCCTGATCGGCCACACCAAGTCCGACGCGATGGAGACCGTGCGTCACATCATCAACGACCAGGGTTCGTGGTGGCAGCCGACCGATCCGTCGGAGGAGGCCATCCCCGCGCTGCTGGAATCGCGCGGCGTCGCGTGGACCGACCTCGACGGCTGGCACCGCCTCGACGAGCATGAGGTGGCTCTCGGCGCGCCGCACGGCCGCGCGCGGATCAAGGTCGTGCCGCGTGACGAGATGATCGCGGTCTCGCGCGGGGAGTAG
- a CDS encoding polyprenyl synthetase family protein codes for MTPSAPGSPITGQLSLTERVFAGPGARRLLAAIEDGLARVDEHLRSELRVTDALANATSRYLYNAGGKRVRPTLALLTSQLGDGVTDEVVEAASALEMTHLGSLYHDDVMDVADKRRGVPSAHAVWGNNVAILTGDLLFSRASQIMARLGERAIRIQADTFERLVLGQMHETVGATEDDDPVEFYLQVLSDKTGSLIAAAAQAGVIFSDADPAFEAPMVVFGEKAGVAFQLLDDVIDLSPDPGETGKVPGTDLRAGVPTMPFLLLGQRRDADAVRLRETIDEGVERIAEGADPAILDGPLAELREHETTEATRELAHRYSLEAIDALEPLPEGPVRDALTRFARAVADRAS; via the coding sequence GTGACTCCTTCCGCTCCCGGCTCGCCGATCACCGGTCAGCTGAGCCTGACCGAGCGGGTCTTCGCCGGGCCCGGCGCCCGTCGCCTTCTCGCGGCGATCGAGGACGGGCTCGCGCGCGTCGACGAACACCTGCGCAGCGAACTGCGCGTGACCGACGCGCTCGCCAACGCCACCAGCCGTTACCTGTACAACGCCGGCGGCAAGCGCGTGCGTCCCACCCTGGCGCTCCTCACCTCGCAGCTCGGCGACGGGGTCACCGATGAGGTCGTCGAGGCGGCCTCGGCCCTGGAGATGACCCACCTCGGCTCGCTGTACCACGACGACGTGATGGATGTCGCCGACAAACGTCGAGGGGTGCCGTCCGCCCACGCCGTGTGGGGCAACAACGTCGCGATCCTCACCGGCGACCTGCTCTTCTCCCGCGCCAGCCAGATCATGGCGCGGCTGGGGGAGCGCGCGATCCGGATCCAGGCCGACACCTTCGAGCGTCTCGTGCTCGGACAGATGCACGAAACGGTCGGGGCCACCGAGGACGATGACCCGGTGGAGTTCTACCTGCAGGTGCTCTCGGACAAGACCGGTTCGCTCATCGCCGCGGCCGCGCAGGCCGGGGTGATCTTCTCCGACGCCGACCCCGCCTTCGAGGCGCCCATGGTGGTGTTCGGGGAGAAGGCCGGTGTCGCCTTCCAGCTGCTCGACGACGTGATCGACCTCTCGCCCGACCCCGGTGAGACCGGCAAGGTCCCCGGTACCGACCTGCGCGCAGGCGTTCCCACGATGCCGTTCCTGCTGCTCGGTCAGCGACGAGACGCCGACGCGGTGCGACTGCGCGAGACGATCGACGAGGGCGTGGAGCGGATCGCCGAGGGCGCCGACCCCGCGATCCTCGACGGTCCTCTCGCCGAACTGAGAGAGCACGAGACCACCGAGGCCACGCGCGAGCTCGCGCACCGGTACTCTCTTGAAGCGATCGATGCGCTGGAGCCACTGCCCGAGGGGCCGGTGCGCGACGCGCTGACGCGCTTCGCGCGGGCGGTCGCCGATCGCGCGAGCTGA
- a CDS encoding demethylmenaquinone methyltransferase: MTTDREPNRADLGKDPRRVSGMFDQVARGYDRTNTVLSLGNDRMWRAATTRAVSPRPGERILDLAAGTGASSVALAKSGAQVVAADFSPGMIAEGERRYGATSPGGGIRNLTFVQADATDLPFGDAEFDAVTMSFGLRNVNDPKKALRELWRVTKPGGRVVICEFSQPPSGAFNRLYRFYNDRVLPTVAKAVSSNAEAYDYLNESIRDWPDQRTLSAWIREAGWTDVAFRNLSMGIVALHRGRKP; the protein is encoded by the coding sequence GTGACGACCGATCGCGAACCCAACCGCGCCGACCTCGGCAAGGACCCGCGACGCGTCAGCGGCATGTTCGATCAGGTCGCCCGCGGCTACGACCGGACGAACACCGTGCTGAGCCTCGGCAACGACCGGATGTGGCGTGCGGCGACGACCCGCGCGGTCTCGCCGCGACCGGGCGAGCGCATCCTCGACCTCGCCGCCGGCACCGGCGCCTCCAGCGTCGCACTGGCCAAGAGCGGAGCCCAGGTCGTGGCCGCCGATTTCTCACCCGGGATGATCGCCGAAGGCGAGCGCCGTTACGGAGCGACGTCGCCGGGCGGCGGCATCCGGAACCTGACGTTCGTGCAGGCGGACGCGACCGACCTGCCTTTCGGCGACGCGGAGTTCGACGCCGTCACCATGTCGTTCGGTCTTCGCAACGTCAACGATCCGAAGAAGGCCCTGCGGGAGCTGTGGCGGGTGACCAAGCCCGGCGGACGCGTGGTGATCTGCGAGTTCTCGCAGCCGCCGTCGGGCGCCTTCAACCGGCTGTACCGCTTCTACAACGACCGCGTGCTGCCGACCGTGGCCAAGGCCGTGAGCTCGAACGCCGAGGCGTACGACTATCTGAACGAGTCGATCCGCGACTGGCCGGATCAGCGCACGCTGTCGGCGTGGATCCGCGAGGCGGGATGGACGGATGTCGCGTTCCGCAACCTGTCGATGGGCATCGTCGCCCTGCACCGGGGCCGCAAGCCCTGA
- a CDS encoding DUF402 domain-containing protein: protein MTDASSSAPRPEIGQRVRFRWRKWNGGVHWEHDCVYLGSDRWGDWVGQPAGWISERPGRQMVTRQACVMLLPPSGEYAYTRNADPNRTQIYIDLGWDVGWRDGAPVGVDMDLDVVKHTERGIYIDDRDEWDEHRVAYGYPLDIVARLESLAVDLEQKVRAGVAPFDEATPAHWLSRLEALNL from the coding sequence GTGACCGACGCCTCGTCATCCGCCCCCCGCCCCGAGATCGGGCAGCGCGTGCGCTTCCGCTGGCGCAAATGGAACGGCGGGGTGCACTGGGAGCACGACTGCGTGTATCTCGGCAGCGACCGGTGGGGCGACTGGGTCGGCCAGCCCGCCGGCTGGATCAGCGAGCGGCCCGGACGGCAGATGGTGACGCGTCAGGCGTGTGTGATGCTGCTCCCTCCGAGCGGGGAGTACGCCTATACCCGGAACGCGGATCCGAACCGGACGCAGATCTACATCGACCTGGGCTGGGATGTGGGCTGGCGAGACGGTGCGCCGGTCGGGGTCGACATGGATCTCGATGTCGTCAAGCACACCGAGCGGGGCATCTACATCGACGACCGCGACGAGTGGGACGAGCACCGGGTGGCCTACGGCTATCCGCTCGACATCGTCGCGCGCCTCGAGTCGCTCGCGGTCGACCTCGAGCAGAAGGTTCGCGCGGGCGTCGCGCCCTTCGACGAGGCGACACCCGCCCACTGGCTCTCACGGCTCGAGGCGCTGAACCTCTGA